The Acidobacteriota bacterium genome window below encodes:
- a CDS encoding DUF1684 domain-containing protein, with the protein MKKILPILAVLALAGCARSGREPAAQPVPLDPAAAQSVIGEIERERAETLEWLRASPRSYLAAVDRVDFGGKGSLTVGSDPAADLTLKDAAIRPRHLRITVEGDLFRVEALDDGARFRLGDREMREGVTGPAYIQAGRFHLRLSHQRFPALIVFDPESPRFAAYKGLRWFPVDLAWRYELPLERDPAAEKTVILSTRGHRRTAERAGWFRFSAGGEECRLEATRLLEPGSGGEILGIYFRDATSGRETYSLGRYVDAVPLENGNYLLDFNQAYNPACAVSEFYNCPVPPKANTLTVPVRAGEMDAHYH; encoded by the coding sequence ATGAAGAAGATCCTGCCTATCCTGGCCGTTCTTGCCCTGGCGGGCTGCGCCCGTTCCGGGCGGGAACCGGCGGCGCAGCCGGTCCCGCTCGACCCCGCGGCGGCGCAATCGGTCATCGGGGAGATCGAGCGGGAACGCGCCGAAACCCTCGAGTGGCTGCGCGCGAGCCCCCGCTCCTACCTGGCCGCCGTCGACCGGGTGGATTTCGGCGGGAAAGGGTCCCTGACCGTGGGAAGCGACCCGGCCGCGGACCTGACCCTCAAGGACGCGGCAATCCGGCCGCGCCATCTCAGGATCACCGTCGAGGGGGACCTCTTCCGGGTCGAGGCGCTCGACGACGGCGCCCGGTTCCGGCTCGGGGACAGGGAGATGCGCGAGGGGGTCACCGGCCCCGCCTACATCCAGGCCGGGCGCTTCCACCTGCGGTTGTCGCACCAGCGCTTCCCCGCCCTGATCGTCTTCGATCCGGAGAGCCCCCGCTTCGCCGCGTACAAGGGACTCCGGTGGTTTCCGGTCGACCTCGCCTGGCGCTACGAACTGCCGCTCGAGCGCGACCCGGCGGCCGAAAAAACCGTCATCCTTTCCACCCGCGGCCACCGCCGGACGGCGGAGCGCGCCGGCTGGTTCCGTTTCTCCGCCGGGGGAGAGGAGTGCCGCCTCGAGGCCACCCGCCTCCTGGAGCCGGGAAGCGGCGGGGAAATCCTCGGCATCTACTTCCGCGACGCCACCAGCGGCCGCGAAACCTATTCCCTCGGCCGCTACGTCGACGCGGTGCCGCTCGAGAACGGAAACTACCTCCTGGATTTCAACCAGGCCTACAACCCGGCCTGCGCCGTCTCGGAGTTCTACAACTGCCCGGTGCCGCCGAAGGCCAACACCCTCACCGTGCCGGTGCGCGCGGGGGAGATGGACGCGCATTATCACTAG
- a CDS encoding TOBE domain-containing protein produces MKTGARNKLQAKVTSIQSDNIMSLVKFEATAPQGMASVITTESVEEMGLKVGDTVTLVVKAIHVLPVKE; encoded by the coding sequence ATGAAAACAGGAGCGCGCAACAAGCTGCAGGCGAAGGTCACCTCCATCCAGAGCGACAACATCATGTCGCTCGTCAAATTCGAGGCCACGGCCCCGCAGGGGATGGCCTCGGTCATCACCACCGAGTCGGTCGAGGAGATGGGCCTCAAGGTCGGCGACACCGTGACATTGGTGGTCAAGGCCATTCACGTGCTGCCCGTGAAGGAATAG